Proteins from a single region of Gossypium arboreum isolate Shixiya-1 chromosome 1, ASM2569848v2, whole genome shotgun sequence:
- the LOC128291845 gene encoding josephin-like protein, which translates to MSTKKSSKGSQKDKANGSAMDKYNNTKFCGFMRCRRREFSAVRFLKHLGRKVAKGLHLMSMRIRASSHPKVAASSSTSSSRRSKPFVTPVDSHRSAAIEDCIQFINSSAASLPRSNSVSATSR; encoded by the coding sequence ATGTCAACTAAAAAGAGCAGCAAAGGCAGTCAAAAAGACAAGGCAAATGGCTCTGCCATGGACAAGTACAACAATACCAAGTTTTGTGGGTTCATGCGATGCAGACGACGTGAATTCTCGGCGGTAAGGTTTCTGAAGCACCTTGGTCGTAAAGTGGCAAAGGGTTTACATTTGATGTCAATGAGAATTAGGGCTTCTTCACATCCTAAAGTAGCTGCCTCCTCTTCTACTTCTTCATCAAGAAGATCAAAGCCATTTGTAACCCCTGTTGATTCCCATAGAAGTGCTGCCATTGAAGACTGTATCCAATTCATCAACTCTTCTGCTGCGTCTTTGCCTAGATCAAATTCGGTTTCTGCTACTTCTCGTTGA